A window from Halomicrobium urmianum encodes these proteins:
- a CDS encoding 30S ribosomal protein S13: protein MSAEEPENADAPEDDEDLRYFVRIGQTDLDGTKSVERALMELNGIGQRAARIISDKAGVDRRATFGRLEDDEIDEVVGVVEGFADEVPDWLANHQNDFFSGETTHEIGNDLELTRRQDINRMKMIDSYKGVRHKRGQKVRGQRTKSTGRTEGTIGVNVEAIKEEQAEEAAGEEGGEE from the coding sequence ATGAGTGCAGAAGAACCCGAGAACGCGGACGCGCCGGAGGACGACGAGGACCTCCGGTATTTCGTCCGCATCGGACAGACCGACCTCGACGGGACGAAGTCCGTCGAGCGAGCCCTGATGGAACTGAACGGGATCGGCCAGCGGGCCGCCCGGATCATCTCCGACAAGGCCGGCGTCGACCGCCGCGCGACCTTCGGTCGCCTTGAGGACGACGAGATCGACGAGGTCGTCGGTGTCGTCGAGGGCTTCGCCGACGAGGTCCCGGACTGGCTCGCCAACCACCAGAACGACTTCTTCAGCGGTGAGACGACCCACGAGATCGGCAACGATCTCGAACTGACCCGTCGTCAGGACATCAACCGCATGAAGATGATCGACTCCTACAAGGGCGTGCGCCACAAGCGCGGGCAGAAGGTCCGCGGCCAGCGCACGAAGTCCACCGGCCGGACGGAGGGCACCATCGGTGTCAACGTCGAGGCCATCAAGGAGGAGCAGGCCGAGGAGGCCGCCGGCGAGGAAGGTGGTGAAGAATAA